A section of the Rossellomorea marisflavi genome encodes:
- a CDS encoding exodeoxyribonuclease III: MVKLISWNVNGIRACVKKGFLDFFKHSDADIFCIQESKLQAGQIELDLPGYHQYWNYAQRKGYSGTAVFTKTEPLHVSYGFVEGEVEEEGRLITCEFESFYLVTMYTPNSKRDLSRIVDRLRWEDKVRGYIKKLDEHKPVVLCGDLNVAHQPIDLKNDRSNRGNSGFTDEEREKMTQLLDAGFIDTFRYLHPDRDDAYTWWSYMNKVRERNIGWRIDYVIASRSLATSLASAGMEPAVLGSDHCPVYAEFKELSE; the protein is encoded by the coding sequence ATGGTCAAACTAATTTCTTGGAATGTGAACGGAATCAGGGCCTGTGTCAAAAAGGGCTTTCTTGATTTCTTCAAACATAGTGATGCGGATATCTTCTGCATTCAGGAATCAAAGCTCCAGGCGGGTCAAATCGAATTGGATCTGCCAGGATATCATCAGTATTGGAACTATGCCCAAAGAAAAGGATACTCTGGGACAGCCGTCTTCACAAAAACGGAACCACTCCATGTGAGTTACGGATTTGTTGAGGGAGAGGTTGAAGAAGAAGGGCGATTGATTACATGTGAATTCGAATCCTTCTATCTTGTGACCATGTACACCCCGAATTCAAAGCGGGATTTATCCCGAATAGTCGACCGCCTTCGTTGGGAAGATAAGGTAAGGGGATATATAAAGAAGTTGGACGAGCATAAACCTGTCGTCCTATGTGGGGATTTGAATGTCGCCCATCAACCCATCGATTTGAAGAATGACCGTTCAAACCGTGGGAATTCTGGGTTTACGGATGAGGAAAGGGAGAAAATGACGCAGCTCTTGGATGCCGGATTCATCGACACGTTCAGATATCTTCATCCGGATCGTGATGATGCGTACACCTGGTGGTCTTACATGAACAAGGTGAGAGAGCGGAATATCGGATGGCGCATCGACTATGTCATTGCTTCGCGTTCCCTGGCGACTTCACTTGCTTCAGCCGGGATGGAACCAGCGGTGCTCGGCAGCGATCATTGTCCCGTATACGCTGAATTCAAAGAACTATCCGAATAA
- a CDS encoding phosphatidate cytidylyltransferase produces the protein MTTSAYWTLFIIFLTLSAGHLAFLSVRKFQGDKDFSRVSLRIKTWWGMFVVFTVATLFNPLVSMLSLMLLCFFSLKEYFSMMKTRKADRRIFLWAYISIPLQFYWIYLGWYGMFIVFIPVYVFLLLPLPRILGKGTVGFLRSVSSTQWGLMLMVFGLSHLAYFQVASPEYGANLVLYLVILTQVSDIVQHLVSIYAGRLKVVPTANPAITWEGYMVALLVTTGLSFSLYPYLTPLNETFGLLSGVIIATGAFIGSLTVSVLKRDLLIGDRPKFTSLKESYLNRVDSLAYTAPIFFHIIRYYFDFM, from the coding sequence TTGACCACTAGCGCTTATTGGACGTTATTCATCATTTTCCTGACGCTTTCAGCCGGTCATCTGGCATTCCTTTCAGTAAGGAAGTTCCAAGGGGACAAGGATTTCTCCCGTGTTTCCCTGCGGATCAAAACATGGTGGGGGATGTTTGTCGTTTTTACGGTTGCCACCCTTTTCAACCCTCTTGTATCCATGCTCTCATTAATGCTCCTTTGCTTCTTCTCTCTGAAAGAGTATTTTTCCATGATGAAGACAAGGAAGGCCGACCGGCGTATTTTCTTGTGGGCATACATATCGATCCCGCTCCAATTTTATTGGATCTACCTTGGCTGGTATGGAATGTTCATCGTCTTTATCCCTGTGTACGTTTTTTTACTTCTGCCGCTACCGAGGATCCTGGGGAAAGGCACCGTAGGGTTCTTAAGGTCGGTCAGTTCTACTCAATGGGGCCTGATGCTTATGGTGTTCGGCCTTAGCCATCTGGCCTATTTCCAAGTTGCGAGTCCCGAATACGGAGCCAATCTTGTCCTTTACCTTGTCATCCTTACGCAGGTGAGTGACATCGTTCAACATCTCGTTTCCATCTATGCCGGCCGCTTAAAGGTGGTTCCTACAGCGAATCCTGCCATCACATGGGAAGGATATATGGTGGCTTTACTGGTTACAACGGGCTTATCCTTTAGCCTCTACCCATATCTGACGCCACTGAATGAAACATTCGGCCTCTTGTCAGGCGTCATCATTGCGACAGGTGCCTTTATCGGAAGTCTTACGGTATCTGTATTGAAACGCGATCTTCTGATCGGAGACCGGCCGAAGTTCACTTCCCTGAAGGAAAGCTACTTGAACCGGGTGGACAGTCTGGCTTATACAGCACCCATTTTCTTTCACATCATCCGCTATTATTTTGATTTTATGTAA
- a CDS encoding DUF6509 family protein: protein MEIIQMNAEELKDPTGILPGQRYEVMIEIEVPEDDELYTPSGMYIKGIYVREEASSKLAQYSIIERGSETYLDFALEEEEEQALVAYCDENI, encoded by the coding sequence ATGGAGATTATTCAAATGAACGCAGAAGAGTTGAAAGACCCGACCGGAATCCTTCCGGGACAGCGGTATGAAGTCATGATTGAAATCGAAGTTCCGGAAGATGATGAATTATATACACCATCCGGAATGTATATAAAAGGCATTTACGTCAGGGAGGAAGCATCCTCCAAACTCGCTCAGTATTCTATCATCGAACGGGGTTCCGAAACCTACTTGGATTTTGCCCTTGAGGAAGAAGAAGAGCAGGCATTGGTTGCTTATTGTGACGAAAATATCTGA
- a CDS encoding PRK06851 family protein yields MTIKHYFACGNTAKGLISLSDSAFEELEKVYILDGGPGAGKSTLLKELGKRFEKSGYDLDYIHSALQPDALDAILLPEKGIGVIDGSEMFNVAQAVVERIDLTKALDMERLADHTEAVLSFHNQFIGKRQEAYDTFAASLREHDDIEKVYISNMDFEEANTLTEELIASFFAGEEQGTEGRITRRFLGAATPIGAVDYIQNLTDGLTDRFFIKGRAGSGKSTMLKKIAASGRDKGFSVEVYHCGFDPNSLDMVILREQGIAIFDSTAPHEYFPSRKGDHIVDMYDRCITEGTDETFSREIEEATKGYKDKMKEAIQTLSEAKDFHDKMKGIYVSLMDFDKVERISENLYNRIESEIQ; encoded by the coding sequence ATGACGATTAAACATTATTTTGCATGCGGGAATACTGCAAAAGGATTGATCAGTTTATCGGATTCCGCTTTTGAAGAATTGGAAAAAGTGTATATACTCGACGGTGGGCCAGGGGCAGGGAAATCGACCCTTTTGAAGGAGCTCGGTAAACGGTTTGAGAAATCGGGATATGACTTGGATTACATTCATAGTGCTTTGCAACCTGATGCCTTGGATGCCATCCTGCTTCCGGAGAAGGGGATTGGTGTAATCGATGGCAGTGAAATGTTCAATGTAGCCCAGGCGGTCGTGGAAAGAATTGATCTTACAAAGGCATTGGATATGGAGAGGCTAGCAGATCATACGGAAGCCGTGTTATCTTTTCACAATCAGTTCATCGGTAAACGACAGGAAGCCTATGATACGTTTGCAGCGTCCTTGAGAGAACATGATGACATCGAAAAAGTGTACATTTCCAATATGGATTTTGAAGAAGCCAATACCCTGACGGAGGAATTGATTGCCAGCTTCTTTGCAGGAGAGGAACAGGGAACAGAAGGGAGAATCACGCGTCGATTCCTTGGTGCGGCAACCCCGATCGGCGCAGTCGACTACATCCAAAACCTCACCGATGGTCTTACGGACAGGTTTTTCATCAAGGGAAGGGCAGGATCCGGTAAGTCAACGATGCTGAAAAAAATTGCAGCAAGCGGGAGGGATAAAGGGTTCAGTGTGGAGGTTTACCACTGCGGTTTTGATCCCAATAGCCTGGATATGGTCATCCTAAGGGAACAGGGCATCGCCATTTTTGACAGTACGGCTCCCCACGAGTATTTCCCTTCACGGAAAGGGGATCACATCGTTGATATGTATGATCGATGTATCACGGAAGGAACCGATGAAACATTCAGTCGTGAGATTGAAGAGGCGACGAAGGGCTACAAAGATAAAATGAAGGAAGCGATCCAGACGCTGAGTGAAGCAAAGGATTTTCATGACAAGATGAAAGGGATCTATGTCAGTCTGATGGATTTCGATAAGGTGGAGCGGATATCGGAAAATCTCTACAACCGGATAGAATCAGAAATCCAATGA
- a CDS encoding CAP domain-containing protein: MKKLLLLIVLIAAAYITKPLWIEQVEASSLGSIMDKFQKFKERDDVQGAIDGLDQGMQSLLTKLDDLKESKDREPKEPQAEKPALTTPSSDTFSVHNIELGADKKEVEKQAGDAQRHSMNEYGVEWFAYHDHYQNFFMASYDDNGKVNGLYTNQDLIASTTGIKIGASKEDVRNEMGKPLEHIRKGMTLFQLQTDGEHDVFEVDDSYVTIFYDKHENNTVTAIQVIDSGLENEKKDYYTKASASMKEGFEYQLFDLTNAIRVRMGESVLTWDDHVRETARKHSDDMAENNYFSHTNLDGESPFDRMADDQVAFRTAGENLAYGQLSSIFAHEGLMNSMGHRENILQSHYEYLGVGVSFNEKAQPYYTENFFSE; this comes from the coding sequence GTGAAAAAACTACTACTGCTTATCGTACTTATAGCAGCTGCATATATTACCAAGCCACTATGGATCGAACAGGTTGAGGCATCGAGTCTCGGCTCCATCATGGACAAATTCCAGAAATTCAAGGAACGGGATGACGTACAGGGTGCGATAGACGGCCTAGATCAAGGCATGCAATCCCTGCTTACAAAGCTGGATGATTTAAAAGAGAGCAAAGATAGAGAGCCAAAAGAGCCACAAGCAGAAAAGCCGGCACTAACCACCCCAAGCAGTGACACCTTCTCTGTTCACAATATCGAACTTGGCGCTGACAAGAAAGAAGTAGAGAAGCAAGCAGGTGATGCCCAGAGGCATTCCATGAATGAGTATGGCGTAGAATGGTTCGCCTACCATGACCACTACCAAAACTTCTTCATGGCCTCTTATGACGACAATGGCAAGGTGAACGGCCTGTACACGAATCAAGATCTCATCGCTTCAACGACAGGCATTAAAATCGGGGCCTCCAAAGAGGATGTACGTAATGAAATGGGCAAACCCCTCGAACATATCCGTAAGGGGATGACGCTTTTTCAACTTCAGACCGACGGGGAGCATGATGTTTTTGAAGTCGATGACTCCTATGTGACGATCTTTTATGATAAGCATGAGAATAATACTGTCACAGCCATCCAGGTGATCGATTCTGGGTTGGAGAACGAGAAGAAGGATTACTACACTAAAGCCTCTGCATCCATGAAAGAAGGATTTGAGTATCAACTCTTCGACCTCACGAATGCCATCCGGGTCAGGATGGGTGAATCTGTCCTGACATGGGATGACCACGTCAGGGAAACGGCAAGGAAACATAGCGATGATATGGCAGAAAATAACTACTTCAGTCACACAAACCTCGACGGGGAATCGCCTTTCGACCGAATGGCCGATGATCAGGTAGCCTTCAGGACGGCGGGAGAAAACCTTGCCTATGGGCAGCTCAGCTCGATTTTTGCCCACGAAGGCCTCATGAACTCGATGGGTCACCGTGAAAATATCCTTCAGTCCCATTATGAGTACCTCGGCGTAGGGGTTTCATTCAATGAAAAGGCCCAACCCTATTACACCGAGAACTTCTTTAGTGAATAA
- a CDS encoding branched-chain amino acid aminotransferase gives MKKKMTEWADRVEGTIEALPEEMEYLLQNDLKSPEGLTIIDFKTALSQAVVERCDKETEELIADGHAILDEPVRYLKENPEHFVYLEAECFDRVGVDGVSLEMNDVFQTYGALLGLKLQKKFGPEIKQILAETLTNGEDSYELLFNGEDGLWDLNLTLNDMRGFSEEATLLEAYEMVYQFIFFLRFTIE, from the coding sequence ATGAAAAAGAAAATGACTGAGTGGGCAGACAGAGTCGAGGGGACCATTGAAGCCCTGCCTGAAGAAATGGAGTATCTCCTTCAAAATGACTTGAAGTCCCCGGAAGGACTCACCATCATCGATTTTAAGACCGCCCTTTCACAAGCGGTTGTGGAGCGATGCGATAAGGAAACGGAAGAATTGATTGCTGATGGTCATGCGATACTGGACGAACCTGTCCGGTACCTGAAGGAAAACCCGGAACACTTCGTCTATCTGGAAGCGGAGTGCTTTGACCGTGTGGGAGTTGACGGAGTCTCCCTTGAGATGAATGACGTCTTCCAAACCTACGGCGCTCTCCTTGGACTGAAACTCCAAAAGAAATTTGGTCCTGAAATCAAGCAGATCCTGGCTGAGACCCTGACGAATGGAGAGGACTCCTACGAACTTTTATTCAACGGGGAGGATGGTCTGTGGGACCTCAATCTGACATTGAATGATATGAGGGGGTTCAGTGAAGAAGCTACCCTTCTGGAAGCGTATGAGATGGTTTATCAATTTATTTTCTTCCTTCGCTTTACAATCGAATGA
- the speD gene encoding adenosylmethionine decarboxylase, with protein sequence MNLSHQERIQLHEFNNLTKSLSFNMYDVCYTKTREEREAYIEYIDEQYNAERLTGILTHVSDIIGAHVLNVSKQDYVPQGASVTILVSEGPIVEVPTEHFDESPGPLPASAAMHLDKSHITVHTYPEYHPHEGISTFRADIDVSTCGEISPLKALNYLIHSFDTDIMTMDYRVRGFTRDINGRKLFIDHDIQSIQNYIPEAIKEEYDMIDVNVYPQNIFHTKCKLKEFDLNNYLFGYTEDRLDEGEAKEITSKLKKEMDEIFYGKNMDKRE encoded by the coding sequence ATGAATTTATCTCATCAAGAGCGCATTCAGCTCCATGAATTCAATAATCTGACAAAGTCCTTAAGCTTCAATATGTACGATGTATGCTATACGAAAACGCGAGAAGAGCGGGAGGCGTACATCGAATATATTGATGAACAATACAATGCGGAACGTCTAACGGGCATATTGACACATGTGTCTGACATCATCGGGGCTCACGTTTTGAATGTGTCCAAGCAGGATTATGTCCCCCAGGGAGCAAGTGTCACCATCTTGGTATCGGAAGGTCCGATCGTTGAAGTCCCCACTGAACACTTCGATGAATCTCCAGGCCCACTTCCGGCAAGCGCCGCCATGCACCTGGATAAGAGCCATATTACCGTCCACACATACCCGGAATACCACCCCCATGAAGGGATCAGTACATTTCGGGCGGATATCGATGTATCCACCTGCGGTGAAATATCTCCACTGAAGGCATTGAATTATCTCATCCATTCCTTTGATACAGACATCATGACGATGGATTATCGAGTACGGGGGTTCACCCGGGATATCAATGGCCGCAAGCTATTTATAGATCATGATATTCAATCCATCCAGAATTATATACCTGAAGCAATCAAAGAGGAATACGACATGATTGATGTAAATGTATATCCGCAGAACATCTTCCATACAAAGTGCAAACTGAAGGAATTCGATCTGAACAACTATCTGTTCGGGTATACGGAAGACCGCCTCGATGAAGGAGAGGCGAAGGAAATCACAAGCAAGCTGAAAAAAGAGATGGATGAAATTTTTTACGGTAAGAACATGGATAAAAGGGAATAG